From Paenibacillus polymyxa, the proteins below share one genomic window:
- the lysA gene encoding diaminopimelate decarboxylase — MYLHGSSKINSNGHLEIGGCDTTLLKERFGTPLYIVDEQLVRRRCREFIEAFRETGLKFQVAYASKAFCVMAMCALAAEEGMSLDVVSSGELFTALQAGFPAERIHFHGNNKTPEEIEMALEAHIGCFVVDSKMELHLLQALASEKGQQVNILLRVTPGVEAHTHEYMATGQEDSKFGFDIANGTARQAVEQAIKLDHLNLLGVHSHIGSQIFEVNGFQMAAERVAAFCREIKEQLQFSFKVINLGGGFGIRYTEEDTPLKLSTYVQAIGEAVKTHFSGLYDELPEIWIEPGRSIVGDSGTTLYTVGSIKDIPQVRKYVSVDGGMTDNPRPALYQAKYEAMLANRAQDANEETVSIAGKCCESGDMLIWDVELPRPNSGDLLAVASTGAYNYSMASNYNRIRRPAVVFVNNGEAELVVRRETYEDIVRNDVLPQRLVRDQASSVVQPNAKITVSS, encoded by the coding sequence ATGTATTTGCATGGAAGCAGTAAAATTAACAGCAATGGACATTTGGAGATTGGTGGATGTGATACCACGCTTTTGAAAGAGCGTTTTGGCACGCCGCTATATATTGTAGACGAACAGTTAGTCCGCCGGCGTTGCCGGGAATTTATAGAAGCATTTCGTGAGACCGGTTTAAAGTTTCAAGTGGCTTATGCAAGCAAAGCATTTTGTGTTATGGCCATGTGCGCTTTAGCTGCTGAAGAAGGAATGTCGCTTGACGTTGTTTCCAGCGGAGAGCTGTTCACAGCGCTGCAAGCAGGATTCCCGGCAGAACGAATCCATTTTCATGGCAATAACAAGACGCCGGAAGAAATTGAAATGGCGTTAGAGGCGCACATTGGCTGCTTCGTCGTTGATAGCAAGATGGAATTGCATTTGTTACAGGCTCTCGCCTCTGAAAAAGGACAACAGGTCAATATTTTACTGCGGGTTACGCCGGGGGTTGAAGCGCATACGCATGAATATATGGCCACAGGTCAAGAAGATTCAAAATTTGGCTTTGACATTGCGAATGGTACAGCCCGTCAAGCGGTGGAACAGGCTATCAAGCTGGATCATCTTAATCTGCTGGGAGTACATTCTCATATCGGTTCGCAAATCTTCGAAGTCAATGGCTTCCAAATGGCTGCCGAGCGGGTCGCAGCTTTTTGCAGAGAGATTAAGGAGCAGCTTCAGTTTTCCTTCAAGGTGATTAATCTTGGTGGTGGATTTGGCATCCGTTATACAGAGGAGGACACACCGCTGAAACTATCCACCTATGTACAGGCTATCGGCGAAGCGGTGAAAACTCATTTTTCTGGACTTTACGATGAGCTTCCAGAAATTTGGATTGAGCCGGGACGAAGTATTGTAGGTGATTCAGGTACAACCTTGTATACGGTAGGAAGCATCAAGGATATTCCGCAGGTTCGTAAATATGTTTCCGTAGACGGCGGAATGACAGATAATCCACGTCCTGCACTGTATCAGGCCAAGTATGAAGCGATGCTGGCTAATCGAGCACAAGATGCGAACGAAGAAACAGTGTCTATTGCAGGCAAATGCTGTGAGAGCGGCGATATGCTTATTTGGGATGTAGAACTGCCTCGCCCGAATAGCGGAGACTTGCTCGCTGTAGCCTCAACCGGAGCTTATAATTACTCCATGGCGAGCAATTATAACCGGATACGCCGACCAGCAGTTGTATTTGTCAACAACGGTGAGGCTGAGCTGGTAGTGCGTCGGGAAACCTACGAGGATATTGTTCGCAACGATGTTTTGCCACAGCGCTTGGTTCGTGATCAAGCCAGCTCAGTGGTTCAGCCCAATGCCAAGATTACGGTTTCGTCCTGA